Proteins encoded in a region of the Oncorhynchus keta strain PuntledgeMale-10-30-2019 chromosome 3, Oket_V2, whole genome shotgun sequence genome:
- the LOC127915064 gene encoding uncharacterized protein LOC127915064 isoform X20, producing MQLRLRFWQGLSSTGSQVLLWCSGCTAFPLQGDRFCCGAVVAQPFLYREPGSAVVQWLQGLSSTGRQVLLWCSGCTAFPLQGERFCCGAVVAQPFLYRKPGSAVVQWLQGLSSTGRQVLLLCSGCTAFPLQGERFCCGAVVASPFLYREPGSAVVQWLHSLSSTGSQVLLWCSGCKAFPLQGARFCCYGVVAQPFLYREPGSAVVQWLQGLSSTGRQVMLWCSGCTAFPLQGDRFCCGAVVAQPFLYREPGPAVVQWLHSLSSTGSQVLLWCSGCTAFPLQGARFCCGAVVAQPFLYREPGSAVVQWLHSLSSTGSQVLLWCSGCKAFPLQGARFCCGAVVARPFLYRETGSAVVQWLQGLSSTGSQVLLWCSGCKAFPLQGDRFCCGAVVAQPFLLQGARFSCVYPSQCQGFSKVLISNHGQIVIHGVLST from the exons atgcagctccgtctcaggttctggcaaggcctttcctctacagggagccaggttctgctgtggtgcagtggttgcacagcctttcctctacagggagacag gttctgctgtggtgcagtggttgcacagcctttcctctacagggagccaggttctgctgtggtgcagtggttgcaaggcctttcctctacagggagacaggttctgctgtggtgcagtggttgcacagcctttcctctacagggagaaaggttctgctgtggtgcagtggttgcacagcctttcctctacaggaagccaggttctgctgtggtgcagtggttgcaaggcctttcctctacagggagacaggttctgctgttatgcagtggttgcacagcctttcctctacagggagaaaggttctgctgtggtgcagtggttgcaagccctttcctctacagggagccaggttctgctgtggtgcagtggttgcacagcctttcctctacaggaagccaggttctgctgtggtgcagtggttgcaaggcctttcctctacagggagccaggttctgctgttatggagtggttgcacagcctttcctctacagggagccaggttctgctgtggtgcagtggttgcaaggcctttcctctacagggagacag gttatgctgtggtgcagtggttgcacagcctttcctctacagggagacaggttctgctgtggtgcagtggttgcacagcctttcctctacagggagccaggtcctgctgtggtgcagtggttgcacagcctttcctctacagggagccaggttctgctgtggtgcagtggttgcacagcctttcctctacagggagccaggttctgctgtggtgcagtggttgcacagcctttcctctacagggagccaggttctgctgtggtgcagtggttgcacagcctttcctctacagggagccag gttctgctgtggtgcagtggttgcaaggcctttcctctacagggagccaggttctgctgtggtgcagtggttgcaaggcctttcctctacagggagacaggttctgctgtggtgcagtggttgcaaggcctttcctctacagggagccaggttctgctgtggtgcagtggttgcaaggcctttcctctacagggagacaggttctgctgtggtgcagtggttgcacagcctttcctcttacagggagccaggttttcctgtgtctacccttctcaatgtcaaggtttttctaaggttttgatcagtaaccatggtcaaatagttatcCACGGTGTACTGTCGacttag
- the LOC127915064 gene encoding uncharacterized protein LOC127915064 isoform X39 produces the protein MQLRLRFWQGLSSTGSQVLLWCSGCTAFPLQGDRFCCGAVVAQPFLYREPGSAVVQWLQGLSSTGRQVLLWCSGCTAFPLQGERFCCGAVVAQPFLYRKPGSAVVQWLQGLSSTGRQVLLLCSGCTAFPLQGERFCCGAVVASPFLYREPGSAVVQWLHSLSSTGSQVLLWCSGCKAFPLQGARLCCGAVVAQPFLYRETGSAVVQWLHSLSSTGSQVLLWCSGCTAFPLQGARFCCGAVVAQPFLYREPGSAVVQWLQGLSSTGSQVLLWCSGCKAFPLQGDRFCCGAVVARPFLYREPGSAVVQWLQGLSSTGRQVLLWCSGCTAFPLTGSQVFLCLPFSMSRFF, from the exons atgcagctccgtctcaggttctggcaaggcctttcctctacagggagccaggttctgctgtggtgcagtggttgcacagcctttcctctacagggagacag gttctgctgtggtgcagtggttgcacagcctttcctctacagggagccaggttctgctgtggtgcagtggttgcaaggcctttcctctacagggagacaggttctgctgtggtgcagtggttgcacagcctttcctctacagggagaaaggttctgctgtggtgcagtggttgcacagcctttcctctacaggaagccaggttctgctgtggtgcagtggttgcaaggcctttcctctacagggagacaggttctgctgttatgcagtggttgcacagcctttcctctacagggagaaaggttctgctgtggtgcagtggttgcaagccctttcctctacagggagccaggttctgctgtggtgcagtggttgcacagcctttcctctacaggaagccaggttctgctgtggtgcagtggttgcaaggcctttcctctacagggagccag gttatgctgtggtgcagtggttgcacagcctttcctctacagggagacag gttctgctgtggtgcagtggttgcacagcctttcctctacagggagccaggttctgctgtggtgcagtggttgcacagcctttcctctacagggagccaggttctgctgtggtgcagtggttgcacagcctttcctctacagggagccag gttctgctgtggtgcagtggttgcaaggcctttcctctacagggagccaggttctgctgtggtgcagtggttgcaaggcctttcctctacagggagacaggttctgctgtggtgcagtggttgcaaggcctttcctctacagggagccaggttctgctgtggtgcagtggttgcaaggcctttcctctacagggagacaggttctgctgtggtgcagtggttgcacagcctttcctcttacagggagccaggttttcctgtgtctacccttctcaatgtcaaggtttttctaa
- the LOC127915064 gene encoding uncharacterized protein LOC127915064 isoform X33, with the protein MQLRLRFWQGLSSTGSQVLLWCSGCTAFPLQGDRFCCGAVVAQPFLYREPGSAVVQWLQGLSSTGRQVLLWCSGCTAFPLQGERFCCGAVVAQPFLYRKPGSAVVQWLQGLSSTGRQVLLLCSGCTAFPLQGERFCCGAVVASPFLYREPGSAVVQWLHSLSSTGSQVLLWCSGCKAFPLQGARFCCGAVVARPFLYRETGSAVVQWLHSLSSTGSQVLLWCSGCTAFPLQGARFCCGAVVAQPFLYREPGSAVVQWLHSLSSTGSQVLLWCSGCKAFPLQGARFCCGAVVARPFLYRETGSAVVQWLQGLSSTGSQVLLWCSGCKAFPLQGDRFCCGAVVAQPFLLQGARFSCVYPSQCQGFSKVLISNHGQIVIHGVLST; encoded by the exons atgcagctccgtctcaggttctggcaaggcctttcctctacagggagccaggttctgctgtggtgcagtggttgcacagcctttcctctacagggagacag gttctgctgtggtgcagtggttgcacagcctttcctctacagggagccaggttctgctgtggtgcagtggttgcaaggcctttcctctacagggagacaggttctgctgtggtgcagtggttgcacagcctttcctctacagggagaaaggttctgctgtggtgcagtggttgcacagcctttcctctacaggaagccaggttctgctgtggtgcagtggttgcaaggcctttcctctacagggagacaggttctgctgttatgcagtggttgcacagcctttcctctacagggagaaaggttctgctgtggtgcagtggttgcaagccctttcctctacagggagccaggttctgctgtggtgcagtggttgcacagcctttcctctacaggaagccaggttctgctgtggtgcagtggttgcaaggcctttcctctacagggagccag gttctgctgtggtgcagtggttgcaaggcctttcctctacagggagacaggttctgctgtggtgcagtggttgcacagcctttcctctacagggagccag gttctgctgtggtgcagtggttgcacagcctttcctctacagggagccaggttctgctgtggtgcagtggttgcacagcctttcctctacagggagccaggttctgctgtggtgcagtggttgcacagcctttcctctacagggagccag gttctgctgtggtgcagtggttgcaaggcctttcctctacagggagccaggttctgctgtggtgcagtggttgcaaggcctttcctctacagggagacaggttctgctgtggtgcagtggttgcaaggcctttcctctacagggagccaggttctgctgtggtgcagtggttgcaaggcctttcctctacagggagacaggttctgctgtggtgcagtggttgcacagcctttcctcttacagggagccaggttttcctgtgtctacccttctcaatgtcaaggtttttctaaggttttgatcagtaaccatggtcaaatagttatcCACGGTGTACTGTCGacttag
- the LOC127915064 gene encoding uncharacterized protein LOC127915064 isoform X31: protein MQLRLRFWQGLSSTGSQVLLWCSGCTAFPLQGDRFCCGAVVAQPFLYREPGSAVVQWLQGLSSTGRQVLLWCSGCTAFPLQGERFCCGAVVAQPFLYRKPGSAVVQWLQGLSSTGRQVLLLCSGCTAFPLQGERFCCGAVVASPFLYREPGSAVVQWLHSLSSTGSQVLLWCSGCKAFPLQGARLCCGAVVAQPFLYRETGSAVVQWLHSLSSTGSQVLLWCSGCTAFPLQGARFCCGAVVAQPFLYREPGSAVVQWLHSLSSTGSQVLLWCSGCTAFPLQGARFCCGAVVARPFLYREPGSAVVQWLQGLSSTGRQVLLWCSGCKAFPLQGARFCCGAVVARPFLYRETGSAVVQWLHSLSSYREPGFPVSTLLNVKVFLRF from the exons atgcagctccgtctcaggttctggcaaggcctttcctctacagggagccaggttctgctgtggtgcagtggttgcacagcctttcctctacagggagacag gttctgctgtggtgcagtggttgcacagcctttcctctacagggagccaggttctgctgtggtgcagtggttgcaaggcctttcctctacagggagacaggttctgctgtggtgcagtggttgcacagcctttcctctacagggagaaaggttctgctgtggtgcagtggttgcacagcctttcctctacaggaagccaggttctgctgtggtgcagtggttgcaaggcctttcctctacagggagacaggttctgctgttatgcagtggttgcacagcctttcctctacagggagaaaggttctgctgtggtgcagtggttgcaagccctttcctctacagggagccaggttctgctgtggtgcagtggttgcacagcctttcctctacaggaagccaggttctgctgtggtgcagtggttgcaaggcctttcctctacagggagccag gttatgctgtggtgcagtggttgcacagcctttcctctacagggagacaggttctgctgtggtgcagtggttgcacagcctttcctctacagggagccaggtcctgctgtggtgcagtggttgcacagcctttcctctacagggagccaggttctgctgtggtgcagtggttgcacagcctttcctctacagggagccaggttctgctgtggtgcagtggttgcacagcctttcctctacagggagccaggttctgctgtggtgcagtggttgcacagcctttcctctacagggagccag gttctgctgtggtgcagtggttgcaaggcctttcctctacagggagccaggttctgctgtggtgcagtggttgcaaggcctttcctctacagggagacaggttctgctgtggtgcagtggttgcaaggcctttcctctacagggagccaggttctgctgtggtgcagtggttgcaaggcctttcctctacagggagacaggttctgctgtggtgcagtggttgcacagcctttcctcttacagggagccaggttttcctgtgtctacccttctcaatgtcaaggtttttctaaggttttga
- the LOC127915064 gene encoding uncharacterized protein LOC127915064 isoform X28 — MQLRLRFWQGLSSTGSQVLLWCSGCTAFPLQGDRFCCGAVVAQPFLYREPGSAVVQWLQGLSSTGRQVLLWCSGCTAFPLQGERFCCGAVVAQPFLYRKPGSAVVQWLQGLSSTGRQVLLLCSGCTAFPLQGERFCCGAVVASPFLYREPGSAVVQWLHSLSSTGSQVLLWCSGCKAFPLQGARFCCGAVVARPFLYRETGSAVVQWLHSLSSTGSQVLLWCSGCKAFPLQGDWFCCGAVVAQPFLYRKPGSAVVARPFLYRETGYAVVQWLHSLSSTGRQVLLWCSGCTAFPLQGARSCCGAVVAQPFLYREPGSAVVQWLQGLSSTGSQVLLWCSGCKAFPLQGDRFCCGAVVARPFLYRETGSAVVQWLHSLSSYREPGFPVSTLLNVKVFLRF, encoded by the exons atgcagctccgtctcaggttctggcaaggcctttcctctacagggagccaggttctgctgtggtgcagtggttgcacagcctttcctctacagggagacag gttctgctgtggtgcagtggttgcacagcctttcctctacagggagccaggttctgctgtggtgcagtggttgcaaggcctttcctctacagggagacaggttctgctgtggtgcagtggttgcacagcctttcctctacagggagaaaggttctgctgtggtgcagtggttgcacagcctttcctctacaggaagccaggttctgctgtggtgcagtggttgcaaggcctttcctctacagggagacaggttctgctgttatgcagtggttgcacagcctttcctctacagggagaaaggttctgctgtggtgcagtggttgcaagccctttcctctacagggagccaggttctgctgtggtgcagtggttgcacagcctttcctctacaggaagccaggttctgctgtggtgcagtggttgcaaggcctttcctctacagggagccag gttctgctgtggtgcagtggttgcaaggcctttcctctacagggagacaggttctgctgtggtgcagtggttgcacagcctttcctctacagggagccaggttctgctgtggtgcagtggttgcaaggcctttcctctacagggagactggttctgctgtggtgcagtggttgcacagcctttcctctacaggaaGCCAGGTTCTGCAGTGGTTGCAaggcctttcctctacagggagacaggttatgctgtggtgcagtggttgcacagcctttcctctacagggagacaggttctgctgtggtgcagtggttgcacagcctttcctctacagggagccaggtcctgctgtggtgcagtggttgcacagcctttcctctacagggagccag gttctgctgtggtgcagtggttgcaaggcctttcctctacagggagccaggttctgctgtggtgcagtggttgcaaggcctttcctctacagggagacag gttctgctgtggtgcagtggttgcaaggcctttcctctacagggagacaggttctgctgtggtgcagtggttgcacagcctttcctcttacagggagccaggttttcctgtgtctacccttctcaatgtcaaggtttttctaaggttttga
- the LOC127915064 gene encoding uncharacterized protein LOC127915064 isoform X26: MQLRLRFWQGLSSTGSQVLLWCSGCTAFPLQGDRFCCGAVVAQPFLYREPGSAVVQWLQGLSSTGRQVLLWCSGCTAFPLQGERFCCGAVVAQPFLYRKPGSAVVQWLQGLSSTGRQVLLLCSGCTAFPLQGERFCCGAVVASPFLYREPGSAVVQWLHSLSSTGSQVLLWCSGCKAFPLQGARFCCGAVVARPFLYRETGYAVVQWLHSLSSTGRQVLLWCSGCTAFPLQGARSCCGAVVAQPFLYREPGSAVVQWLHSLSSTGSQVLLWCSGCTAFPLQGARFCCGAVVAQPFLYREPGSAVVQWLQGLSSTGSQVLLWCSGCKAFPLQGDRFCCGAVVARPFLYREPGSAVVQWLQGLSSTGRQVLLWCSGCTAFPLTGSQVFLCLPFSMSRFF; the protein is encoded by the exons atgcagctccgtctcaggttctggcaaggcctttcctctacagggagccaggttctgctgtggtgcagtggttgcacagcctttcctctacagggagacag gttctgctgtggtgcagtggttgcacagcctttcctctacagggagccaggttctgctgtggtgcagtggttgcaaggcctttcctctacagggagacaggttctgctgtggtgcagtggttgcacagcctttcctctacagggagaaaggttctgctgtggtgcagtggttgcacagcctttcctctacaggaagccaggttctgctgtggtgcagtggttgcaaggcctttcctctacagggagacaggttctgctgttatgcagtggttgcacagcctttcctctacagggagaaaggttctgctgtggtgcagtggttgcaagccctttcctctacagggagccaggttctgctgtggtgcagtggttgcacagcctttcctctacaggaagccaggttctgctgtggtgcagtggttgcaaggcctttcctctacagggagccag gttctgctgtggtgcagtggttgcaaggcctttcctctacagggagacag gttatgctgtggtgcagtggttgcacagcctttcctctacagggagacaggttctgctgtggtgcagtggttgcacagcctttcctctacagggagccaggtcctgctgtggtgcagtggttgcacagcctttcctctacagggagccaggttctgctgtggtgcagtggttgcacagcctttcctctacagggagccaggttctgctgtggtgcagtggttgcacagcctttcctctacagggagccaggttctgctgtggtgcagtggttgcacagcctttcctctacagggagccag gttctgctgtggtgcagtggttgcaaggcctttcctctacagggagccaggttctgctgtggtgcagtggttgcaaggcctttcctctacagggagacaggttctgctgtggtgcagtggttgcaaggcctttcctctacagggagccaggttctgctgtggtgcagtggttgcaaggcctttcctctacagggagacaggttctgctgtggtgcagtggttgcacagcctttcctcttacagggagccaggttttcctgtgtctacccttctcaatgtcaaggtttttctaa
- the LOC127915064 gene encoding uncharacterized protein LOC127915064 isoform X38, which yields MQLRLRFWQGLSSTGSQVLLWCSGCTAFPLQGDRFCCGAVVAQPFLYREPGSAVVQWLQGLSSTGRQVLLWCSGCKAFPLQGDRFCCYAVVAQPFLYREKGSAVVQWLQALSSTGSQVLLWCSGCTAFPLQEARFCCGAVVARPFLYREPGYAVVQWLHSLSSTGRQVLLWCSGCTAFPLQGARSCCGAVVAQPFLYREPGSAVVQWLHSLSSTGSQVLLWCSGCTAFPLQGARFCCGAVVAQPFLYREPGSAVVQWLQGLSSTGSQVLLWCSGCKAFPLQGDRFCCGAVVARPFLYREPGSAVVQWLQGLSSTGRQVLLWCSGCTAFPLTGSQVFLCLPFSMSRFF from the exons atgcagctccgtctcaggttctggcaaggcctttcctctacagggagccaggttctgctgtggtgcagtggttgcacagcctttcctctacagggagacag gttctgctgtggtgcagtggttgcacagcctttcctctacagggagccaggttctgctgtggtgcagtggttgcaaggcctttcctctacagggagacag gttctgctgtggtgcagtggttgcaaggcctttcctctacagggagacaggttctgctgttatgcagtggttgcacagcctttcctctacagggagaaaggttctgctgtggtgcagtggttgcaagccctttcctctacagggagccaggttctgctgtggtgcagtggttgcacagcctttcctctacaggaagccaggttctgctgtggtgcagtggttgcaaggcctttcctctacagggagccag gttatgctgtggtgcagtggttgcacagcctttcctctacagggagacaggttctgctgtggtgcagtggttgcacagcctttcctctacagggagccaggtcctgctgtggtgcagtggttgcacagcctttcctctacagggagccaggttctgctgtggtgcagtggttgcacagcctttcctctacagggagccaggttctgctgtggtgcagtggttgcacagcctttcctctacagggagccaggttctgctgtggtgcagtggttgcacagcctttcctctacagggagccag gttctgctgtggtgcagtggttgcaaggcctttcctctacagggagccaggttctgctgtggtgcagtggttgcaaggcctttcctctacagggagacaggttctgctgtggtgcagtggttgcaaggcctttcctctacagggagccaggttctgctgtggtgcagtggttgcaaggcctttcctctacagggagacaggttctgctgtggtgcagtggttgcacagcctttcctcttacagggagccaggttttcctgtgtctacccttctcaatgtcaaggtttttctaa
- the LOC127915064 gene encoding uncharacterized protein LOC127915064 isoform X22 translates to MQLRLRFWQGLSSTGSQVLLWCSGCTAFPLQGDRFCCGAVVAQPFLYREPGSAVVQWLQGLSSTGRQVLLWCSGCTAFPLQGERFCCGAVVAQPFLYRKPGSAVVQWLQGLSSTGRQVLLLCSGCTAFPLQGERFCCGAVVASPFLYREPGSAVVQWLHSLSSTGSQVLLWCSGCKAFPLQGARFCCGAVVARPFLYRETGSAVVQWLHSLSSTGSQVLLWCSGCKAFPLQGDWFCCGAVVAQPFLYRKPGSAVVARPFLYRETGYAVVQWLHSLSSTGRQVLLWCSGCTAFPLQGARSCCGAVVAQPFLYREPGSAVVQWLHSLSSTGSQVLLWCSGCKAFPLQGDRFCCGAVVARPFLYREPGSAVVQWLQGLSSTGRQVLLWCSGCTAFPLTGSQVFLCLPFSMSRFF, encoded by the exons atgcagctccgtctcaggttctggcaaggcctttcctctacagggagccaggttctgctgtggtgcagtggttgcacagcctttcctctacagggagacag gttctgctgtggtgcagtggttgcacagcctttcctctacagggagccaggttctgctgtggtgcagtggttgcaaggcctttcctctacagggagacaggttctgctgtggtgcagtggttgcacagcctttcctctacagggagaaaggttctgctgtggtgcagtggttgcacagcctttcctctacaggaagccaggttctgctgtggtgcagtggttgcaaggcctttcctctacagggagacaggttctgctgttatgcagtggttgcacagcctttcctctacagggagaaaggttctgctgtggtgcagtggttgcaagccctttcctctacagggagccaggttctgctgtggtgcagtggttgcacagcctttcctctacaggaagccaggttctgctgtggtgcagtggttgcaaggcctttcctctacagggagccag gttctgctgtggtgcagtggttgcaaggcctttcctctacagggagacaggttctgctgtggtgcagtggttgcacagcctttcctctacagggagccaggttctgctgtggtgcagtggttgcaaggcctttcctctacagggagactggttctgctgtggtgcagtggttgcacagcctttcctctacaggaaGCCAGGTTCTGCAGTGGTTGCAaggcctttcctctacagggagacaggttatgctgtggtgcagtggttgcacagcctttcctctacagggagacaggttctgctgtggtgcagtggttgcacagcctttcctctacagggagccaggtcctgctgtggtgcagtggttgcacagcctttcctctacagggagccaggttctgctgtggtgcagtggttgcacagcctttcctctacagggagccag gttctgctgtggtgcagtggttgcaaggcctttcctctacagggagacaggttctgctgtggtgcagtggttgcaaggcctttcctctacagggagccaggttctgctgtggtgcagtggttgcaaggcctttcctctacagggagacaggttctgctgtggtgcagtggttgcacagcctttcctcttacagggagccaggttttcctgtgtctacccttctcaatgtcaaggtttttctaa